One window of the Perca flavescens isolate YP-PL-M2 chromosome 5, PFLA_1.0, whole genome shotgun sequence genome contains the following:
- the kcnt1b gene encoding potassium channel subfamily T member 1 isoform X6 has translation MPSRPAHGEKAGTVWRGGEGRWWQAEHANKNDFHRAIQRTHSAMFNQVFILICTLLCLVFTGACGIQHLERAGKHLTLFDSFYFCIVTFSTVGYGDVTPQIWPSQLLVVILICVALVVLPLQFEELAYLWMESQKLGGNYSRHRAQTEKHVVLCVSSLKIDLLMDFLNEFYAHPRLQDYYVVILCPTEIDIQVRRILQIPLWSQRVIYLQGSALKDQDLMRAKMDDAEACFILSSRNELDRTAADHQTILRAWAAKDFAPNCPLYVQILKPENKFHVKFADHVVCEEEFKYAMLALNCVCPATSTLVTLLVHTSRGQEGQLSPEHWQRMYGRCSGNEVYHIRLCDSKFFGEYDGKSFTYASFHAHKKYGVCLIGVKREDNKSILLNPGPRHIMAAPDTCYYINITKEENSAFIFKQEEKHNKGLSVTGLYDAPSRLPVHSIIASMVDQATAYGTVAIDLQNPDPPEESGKLTLPTENGSGSRRPSIAPVLEITDSSAILPCDLLSDQSEDETNQSDDEGSVGSDFVKGYPPNSPYIGSSPTLCHLLPQKASFCCLRLDKGCTHSSFEDAKAYGFKNKLIIVSAETAGNGLYNFIVPLRAYYRPRKELNPIVLLLDNMPDNHFLEAICCFPMVYYMKGTIDSLDNLLQCGIIYADNLVVVDKESTMSAEEDYMADAKTIVNVQTMFRLFPSLSIITELTHPSNMRFMQFRAKDCYSLALSKLEKIERDKGSNLAFMFRLPFAAGRVFSISMLDTLLYQSFVKDYMIAIARLLLGLDTTPGSGYLCAMKITEEDLWIRTYGRLFQKLCSSSAEIPIGIYRTESHMFSTSECKGSNAQSQVSINTQQGEEHREHRESWKEKTAHRNSSASDQSEHPLLRKKSMQWARRLSRKSTKPSSRAERISQQRLNLYRRSERQELSELVKNRMKHLGLPTVGYEDVSNLTASDVMNRVNLGYLQDEMNDHQNTLSYVLINPPPDTMLELNDIVYIIRSDPLAHMPEDSQVGQARSTRNQQDFGTETRDETHL, from the exons ATGCCAAGCAGACCAGCACATGGAGAGAAAGCAGGGACAGTTTGGAGAGGCGGTGAAGGCAGGTGGTGGCAGGCAGAACATGCAAACAAG AATGACTTCCATCGTGCCATCCAGCGGACCCACTCTGCCATGTTCAACCAGGTTTTCATCCTCATCTGCACCTTACTGTGTCTGGTTTTCACTGG AGCTTGTGGAATCCAGCATCTAGAGAGAGCCGGGAAGCACCTGACCCTGTTTGACTCATTCTATTTCTGCATCGTCACCTTCTCCACTGTGGGCTATGGGGATGTCACGCCACAAATCTGGCCCTCCCAGCTGCTGGTGGTCATTCTCATCTGTGTGGCCCTGGTGGTGCTCCCACTGCAG TTTGAAGAACTAGCATACCTGTGGATGGAGAGCCAAAAGTTAGGAGGGAACTACAGCCGCCACCGGGCACAGACAGAGAAGCATGTGGTGTTGTGTGTCAGCTCGCTGAAGATTGACCTGCTCATGGATTTCCTCAACGAGTTCTACGCTCATCCCAGACTACAG GACTACTATGTGGTGATCCTGTGTCCAACAGAGATAGATATTCAGGTTCGCCGAATCCTCCAAATCCCTCTGTGGTCCCAGAGGGTCATCTACTTGCAAGGATCTGCCCTCAAAGACCAGGACCTGATGAGGGCCAA GATGGATGATGCTGAGGCCTGCTTCATCCTCAGCAGCAGGAACGAGCTCGACCGAACTGCTGCT GATCACCAGACTATTTTGAGGGCTTGGGCTGCGAAAGACTTTGCTCCAAATTGCCCTCTCTACGTCCAAATTCTCAAACCAGAAAATAAATTCCATGTTAAGTTTGCAG ATCATGTAGTATGTGAAGAGGAGTTCAAGTATGCCATGTTGGCGCTGAACTGCGTGTGTCCCGCCACATCTACCTTAGTCACACTCTTGGTTCACACCTCCAGAGGACA GGAGGGGCAGTTGTCACCGGAGCATTGGCAGAGGATGTATGGACGCTGCTCTGGAAACGAGGTCTACCACATCCGCTTGTGTGACAGCAAGTTTTTTGGGGAGTATGATGGAAAGAGCTTCACCTACGCCTCTTTCCACGCCCATAAGAA ATATGGTGTGTGTTTGATCGGTGTGAAGAGGGAGGACAACAAGAGCATCCTTCTGAACCCCGGCCCCCGCCACATCATGGCTGCCCCCGACACTTGCTACTACATCAACATCACCAAGGAGGAGAACTCAGCCTTCATCTTCAAACAAGAGGAGAAGCACAACAAGGGCCTGTCCGTCACCGGCCTCTACGACGCCCCCTCCAGGCTGCCCGTGCACAGCATCATCGCCAGCATGG TTGATCAGGCCACTGCATATG GCACTGTAGCCATAGATCTCCAGAACCCTGATCCTCCCGAGGAAAGCGGCAAGCTGACCTTGCCGACTGAGAACGGCTCTGGAAGCCGCAGGCCGAGCATCGCGCCTGTCCTAGAGATCACCGACTCCTCTGCCATTCTGCCCTGCGACCTCCTCAGCGACCAATCAGAGGATGAGACCAACCAATCTGACGACGAGGGCTCCGTAGGGTCAGA TTTTGTGAAGGGCTACCCTCCCAACTCGCCCTACATCGGCAGCTCTCCAACTCTGTGCCACCTCCTGCCACAGAAAGCTTCATTCTGCTGCCTTCGTCTCGACAAG GGCTGCACACATAGCAGCTTCGAGGATGCCAAGGCATACGGCTTCAAGAATAAGCTGATTATTGTGTCTGCGGAGACGGCCGGAAACGGTCTCTACAACTTCATCGTCCCTCTGCGCGCTTACTATCGGCCCAGGAAGGAGCTCAACCCCATAGTGCTGCTGCTGGACAACAT GCCAGACAACCACTTTTTGGAGGCCATTTGCTGCTTTCCAATGGTTTACTACATGAAAGGCACGATCGATAG CTTGGACAACCTGCTACAGTGTGGCATAATCTACGCTGACAACTTAGTGGTAGTGGACAAGGAGAGCACCATGAGTGCTGAGGAGGACTACATGGCAGACGCTAAGACCATCGTCAACGTCCAGACAATGTTCAG GTTGTTCCCCAGTCTCAGCATCATCACTGAGCTCACACACCCGTCCAACATGAGGTTCATGCAGTTCAGAGCCAAGGACTGCTACTCACTCGCTCTCTCCAAACTGGAGAAG ATAGAGCGTGATAAGGGCTCCAACTTGGCCTTTATGTTCCGGCTGCCGTTTGCTGCAGGCAGAGTGTTCAGCATCAGCATGTTGGATACACTGCTTTACCAG TCGTTCGTTAAGGACTATATGATCGCTATAGCGAGGCTTCTCCTCGGTCTAGACACCACGCCTGGCTCTGGGTACCTGTGTGCT ATGAAGATCACGGAGGAGGACCTGTGGATCAGGACTTACGGCAGACTCTTCCAGAAGCTTTGTTCCTCCAGCGCCGAGATCCCCATAGGGATCTACCGCACCGAGTCGCACATGTTCTCAACCTCAGAG TGCAAGGGCAGTAACGCACAG TCTCAGGTGTCCATCAACACACAGCAGGGCGAGGAGCATCGCGAGCACAGAGAGTCCTGGAAGGAGAAGACCGCCCACAGAAACTCCTCGGCGAGCGACCAATCGGAGCACCCTCTGCTGAGGAAGAAGAGCATGCAGTGGGCCCGGCGGCTGAGCAGGAAGAGCACCAAACCGTCCAGCAGGGCAGAGCGTATCTCGCAGCAGAGACTCAACCTGTACCGACGCTCCGAGCGACAGGAGCTGTCGGAGCTGGTCAAGAATCGCATGAAGCATCTGGGCCTGCCCACCGTGGGATACG AGGATGTTTCTAATCTCACTGCGAGCGATGTCATGAATCGAGTAAATCTAGGATATTTGCAAG ACGAGATGAACGACCACCAGAACACACTGTCCTACGTCCTAATCAATCCGCCTCCTGACACCATGCTGGAGCTCAACGACATTGT GTACATTATCCGGTCAGACCCGCTGGCACACATGCCAGAGGACTCCCAGGTGGGGCAGGCCCGCAGCACCAGGAACCAGCAGGACTTTGGCACAGAGACAAGAGACGAGACTCACctctaa